One stretch of Malus domestica chromosome 14, GDT2T_hap1 DNA includes these proteins:
- the LOC103453920 gene encoding protein DETOXIFICATION 21-like — translation MGEDIKRSLLVKETSAGEEETRVIDGEEELSLKRRVWIEIKKMWLVAGPAIFTRVASFGTNVVSQAFIGHIGSLELAAFSLVFTVLVRFGNGILLGMASALETLCGQSHGAKQYNMLGIHLQRSWIVLCVGTLFLIPLFVFTTPIFEALGQADNISEVAGYISLWVIPVLFAFVVSFTCQMYLQAQSKNMIVAYVSAVSIGIHIFLCWLLSVKFKFGVPGVLVSTIISYWLPNVGQLLFILCGGCPETWTGFSMLAFTDLWDVVKLSLSSGVMLCLELWYNTILVLLTGNMENAEVSIDALSICLNIVGWEMMISLGFLATASVRVSNELGGGSSKAAKFAIVVIVSVSLSIGLVLFVLFLFLRKKLAYVFTNDEAVADMVAELSPLLAFSILLNSVQPVLSGVALGAGWQKYVAYVNLGCYYVIGIPVGVVLGWPLKMQVKGVWIGMLFGTLVQTIVLMILTYKTDWDKQVDIARNRVSRWGRTNNEESNPDT, via the exons ATGGGAGAAGACATTAAAAGGAGTCTCTTGGTAAAAGAGACAAGTGCCGGGGAAGAAGAGACTAGAGTTATTGATGGCGAAGAGGAATTGTCACTGAAAAGAAGGGTATGGATTGAAATCAAGAAGATGTGGCTGGTGGCTGGCCCTGCTATATTCACCAGAGTTGCGTCATTCGGAACAAATGTCGTCAGTCAAGCGTTTATCGGTCACATTGGCTCTCTGGAGTTAGCGGCTTTTTCACTCGTGTTCACAGTACTTGTCAGGTTCGGAAACGGCATCTTG CTTGGCATGGCAAGTGCGCTGGAAACTCTCTGTGGTCAATCGCATGGTGCAAAACAGTACAACATGCTCGGGATACATCTTCAGAGGTCATGGATAGTACTGTGTGTAGGCACATTATTCCTTATTCCTCTTTTCGTCTTTACAACCCCCATTTTTGAGGCTTTGGGCCAAGCAGACAATATTTCAGAAGTTGCAGGATATATTTCTCTATGGGTAATCCCTGTGCTTTTTGCCTTTGTTGTATCATTTACCTGCCAAATGTACTTACAAGCGCAAAGCAAAAATATGATCGTTGCATATGTGTCAGCGGTTTCAATTGGAATCCACATCTTTCTTTGCTGGCTTTTGAGTGTGAAATTTAAGTTTGGGGTTCCCGGTGTGTTGGTGTCGACGATTATATCATATTGGTTACCCAACGTGGGTCAGCTTTTGTTTATTCTGTGTGGTGGATGCCCCGAAACATGGACAGGCTTCTCAATGTTAGCTTTTACTGATCTCTGGGATGTCGTCAAGCTTTCTCTGTCATCCGGCGTTATGCTTTG TCTTGAGCTTTGGTACAACACAATCTTGGTCCTTTTAACGGGAAACATGGAAAACGCTGAAGTTTCTATCGATGCCCTATCTATTTG CCTCAACATCGTGGGGTGGGAAATGATGATATCTCTCGGTTTCCTGGCTACAGCAAG TGTACGAGTGTCGAACGAGCTTGGAGGAGGTAGCTCAAAGGCGGCAAAGTTCGCGATTGTAGTTATTGTGTCGGTATCACTCTCCATTGGATTGGTGCTTTTCGTGCTTTTCTTATTCTTGAGGAAAAAACTTGCATACGTTTTCACCAACGATGAGGCTGTAGCTGACATGGTTGCTGAATTGTCTCCTTTGTTGGCCTTCTCCATACTGTTGAACAGCGTTCAACCCGTGCTCTCCG GAGTTGCTCTGGGAGCTGGATGGCAGAAATATGTAGCATATGTGAACCTAGGCTGCTATTACGTTATAGGGATCCCTGTTGGAGTTGTGCTTGGTTGGCCTCTAAAAATGCAAGTCAAA GGTGTTTGGATTGGAATGTTGTTTGGAACATTAGTCCAAACTATTGTGCTAATGATACTCACCTACAAGACTGATTGGGATAAACAG GTAGATATAGCTCGTAACCGCGTTAGCAGGTGGGGTCGAACAAATAACGAAGAGTCGAACCCCGACACATGA